A stretch of the Neofelis nebulosa isolate mNeoNeb1 chromosome 1, mNeoNeb1.pri, whole genome shotgun sequence genome encodes the following:
- the LOC131483568 gene encoding olfactory receptor 2M4-like, with amino-acid sequence MDLIMMNTVVPKMAANLLGHKFISWGGCSTQVFLVVMVGGAECFLLAIMAYDWYVAVCHPLQYPVLMNWQVCSLLALASWMGGVADSVMDVGIVLSFLCCHSLEVDHFFCEVPALLHLSCVDTSLFEDLIYACCVVMLLLPPLGVIVVSYAQALEAVIRIPSTEGKQKALTTCSSHLAVVGLYYGGAMFSYMQWASTKTPARERPSHLHLLHHPHSNAQPTHLQSEEQGLF; translated from the coding sequence ATGGATCTGATCATGATGAACACAGTGGTGCCCAAGATGGCAGCTAATCTCTTGGGCCATAAGTTCATCTCTTGGGGTGGCTGTTCTACTCAGGTCTTCCTAGTGGTCATGGTAGGAGGAGCAGAGTGCTTCCTCTTGGCAATCATGGCCTATGACTGGTATGTGGCAGTCTGCCACCCCCTGCAGTATCCTGTGCTTATGAACTGGCAGGTTTGCTCCCTCCTGGCCCTGGCATCCTGGATGGGTGGGGTGGCTGACAGTGTTATGGATGTGGGCATTGTCTTAAGTTTCCTCTGCTGTCACTCTCTGGAGGTGGATCACTTCTTCTGTGAGGTCCCTGCCTTGCTGCACCTCTCATGTGTTGACACCTCGCTCTTTGAGGATCTCATCTATGCTTGCTGTGTGGTCAtgctgctgctgccgcccctTGGTGTCATTGTGGTTTCCTATGCCCAGGCCCTTGAAGCTGTCATTAGGATTCCCTCCACTGAGGGTAAACAGAAGGCTCTGACCACTTGTTCCTCCCACCTGGCCGTGGTGGGTCTGTACTATGGAGGAGCCATGTTCAGCTACATGCAGTGGGCCTCCACTAAAACACCAGCGAGAGAGAGACCAAGCCACCTCCATCTTCTACACCATCCTCACTCCAATGCTCAACCCACTCATTTACAGTCTGAGGAACAGGGACTGTTTTAA